In the genome of Phlebotomus papatasi isolate M1 chromosome 2, Ppap_2.1, whole genome shotgun sequence, one region contains:
- the LOC129802528 gene encoding uncharacterized protein LOC129802528 codes for MKSLIAILCFVCVAVAQSDEFENPGFFDFEPFLTPELNEDFADFVNLLPVDKVLEVAEYHYENNKGLNKTLNYLRTNKFAKHWDNLFSLTEVDKFVDYVNQTGLNVFGLLNDFAAYFELTPVGEDFEDDVEERVEFTWGFNALLNDVVELFPKEDLKALFDQKVANGGEFAEFVANYSTDEFKKLLKKLELSPVAQKLFKRFRKHGLDVHKLVKFGLAFFGL; via the exons ATGAAGAGTCTCATTGCTATTTTGTGCTTCGTTTGCGTGGCTGTAGCCCAAAGTGACGAATTTGAAAATCCAGGATTTTTCGATTTCGAACCCTTCCTCACTCCCGAACTCAATGAGGACTTTGCGGATTTTGTGAATTTACTCCCAGTCGATAAGGTCCTCGAGGTAGCAGAGTACCATTATGAGAACAATAAAGGACTCAACAAGACGCTGAACTATCTCAGAACGAACAAATTTGCCAAGCATTGGGATAATTTGTTCTCCCTTACTGAGGTGGATAAGTTTGTTGATTACGTAAATCAGACAGGTCTCAATGTCTTCGGGCTCTTGAATGACTTCGCTGCGTACTTTGAACTGACCCCTGTTGGTGAGGACTTTGAAGATGATG TAGAGGAAAGAGTTGAGTTCACCTGGGGATTCAATGCTTTATTGAACGATGTGGTCGAGCTCTTTCCCAAGGAAGACTTGAAGGCTCTCTTCGATCAGAAGGTAGCCAATGGCGGAGAATTTGCAGAATTTGTGGCTAACTATTCCACAGACGAATTCAAGAAGCTCCTGAAGAAACTGGAATTGTCTCCAGTTGCACAGAAACTCTTCAAGCGTTTCCGTAAACACGGTCTAGATGTGCACAAGCTTGTGAAATTCGGATTGGCATTTTTTGGcctttaa
- the LOC129802526 gene encoding uncharacterized protein LOC129802526, giving the protein MGGSSVFWVVLSVLLSWNCCLGSHVNHPRLGHGSPESREDTKNSGKFDLQQDIDDFLDLIPKVEIQNLTRRYYFGDNEVRFAYEYCQSEEFLALREKILNLVEVKDFLKYLNESGLNLVELVNKLATIVGPPREPLYTSDEASLEDTTSQSATQGGVSGFVDAVVALLPQDQILSLFFLKLESSSAFSNLIERIGSSEFERVVDFVENSRELKSLLATLHQHGIDVSKIVQSVQAFFGWGSY; this is encoded by the exons ATGGGTGGATCAAGTGTTTTCTGGGTGGTATTGAGTGTTCTTTTGAGTTGGAATTGTTGCTTAGGGAGTCATGTAAATCATCCCAGATTGGGTCATGGTTCACCAGAATCCCGAGAGGATAccaaaaattcaggaaaatttgACCTACAGCAGGATATTGATGATTTTCTAGATTTAATACCCAAAGTCGAGATTCAAAATCTAACCCGTAGATACTATTTTGGAGATAATGAAGTAAGGTTCGCTTATGAATATTGTCAGAGTGAGGAATTCCTGGCACTACGTGAAAAAATCCTAAATCTGGTAGAGGTGAAGGACTTCCTGAAGTATCTCAATGAATCAGGCCTCAACCTTGTGGAATTGGTGAATAAATTAGCCACAATTGTTGGTCCCCCACGGGAGCCACTCTACACATCGGACGAAGCTTCTCTCGAAGATACCACAAGCC AAAGTGCAACGCAGGGCGGTGTGAGTGGATTTGTGGACGCAGTTGTTGCCCTTTTGCCTCAGGATCAAATTCTCTCACTGTTCTTCCTCAAGTTAGAGTCGAGTTCAGCATTTTCCAACCTCATCGAACGAATTGGTAGCAGTGAATTTGAAAGGGTGGTAGACTTTGTTGAG AATTCCAGAGAACTCAAAAGCCTGCTGGCCACACTTCATCAACATGGGATTGATGTGAGCAAAATTGTGCAGTCCGTTCAGGCATTCTTCGGATGGGGATCCTACTGA
- the LOC129804996 gene encoding uncharacterized protein LOC129804996 — MKITLFVLISLAVVFTSAESEVAPRGLQDDFNDFLSLVNLKQVKRVALKYYTTDKETKQFVKYLKGDTFGAVWDQVFTNEHVRSFLKYVQDSGVDVQSAVNQVAKFLKHPFLNLEDLTRKPNKGLKNLVKEVLALVPLDDFKTLFDEKMQSSEEFKHFYDTVASFDYQAMQEFVANSPELLDLFETLKSYDLDVDGFVHQVEEFFAQSDEFENPGFFDFEPFLTPELNEDFADFVNLLPVDKVLEVAEYHYENNKGLNKTLNYLRTNKFAKHWDNLFSLTEVDKFVDYVNQTGLNVFGLLNDFAAYFELTPVGEDFEDDEERVEFTWGFNALLNDVVELFPKEDLKALFDQKVANGGEFAEFVANYSTDEFKKLLKKLELSPVAQKLFKRFRKHGLDVHKLVGWMFESVSVRVTSSVEPKMKVLICLSLFVAATVALHLPPRPLPEFDHHHDSSFPRPQPPHIPDFPNPALEELFHDIRDFMRILPHKDMRQLVKTAYKNDEELRQTIRYMRSPQFHHTMKEIGHLPEVQELFMPFHDHHIETDDLTIRSLAFIDHEFDVQLLPTPTRDASATGGICGLIDRIIAILPHNELRELHREKVANGGVFAEIATFLTSDEFQQRLHTVLQSERFLELDAALRERGVCLDKFIELPMNMFGFH; from the exons ATGAAGATCACACTTTTTGTTTTGATTTCTCTGGCCGTTGTTTTCACTTCGGCAGAAAGTGAAGTTGCTCCACGTGGACTGCAAGATGATTTCAACGACTTCCTGAGTCTTGTGAATTTGAAACAAGTCAAGCGTGTTGCTCTCAAGTACTACACTACGGACAAGGAAACTAAGCAGTTCGTGAAGTATCTGAAAGGAGACACGTTTGGAGCTGTCTGGGATCAGGTGTTCACGAATGAGCACGTGAGGAGCTTCCTGAAGTACGTCCAAGATTCCGGTGTTGATGTCCAGTCTGCTGTCAACCAGGTTGCCAAGTTCCTCAAACATCCTTTCCTCAACCTCGAAGATCTCACCCGTAAACCAAACAAGGGATTGAAGAATCTCGTTAAGGAAGTTCTCGCATTGGTGCCACTGGATGACTTCAAGACACTCTTCGACGAGAAGATGCAATCCAGTGAGGAATTCAAGCATTTCTACGATACTGTGGCCAGCTTCGACTACCAAGCCATGCAAGAGTTCGTTGCCAACTCACCTGAACTATTGGACCTCTTCGAGACTCTCAAGTCCTATGATCTTGATGTCGATGGATTTGTACATCAAGTGGAAGAATTTTTCG CCCAAAGTGACGAATTTGAAAATCCAGGATTTTTCGATTTCGAACCCTTCCTCACTCCCGAACTCAATGAGGACTTTGCGGATTTTGTGAATTTACTCCCAGTCGATAAGGTCCTCGAGGTAGCAGAGTACCATTATGAGAACAATAAAGGACTCAACAAGACGCTGAACTATCTCAGAACGAACAAATTTGCCAAGCATTGGGATAATTTGTTCTCCCTTACTGAGGTGGATAAGTTTGTTGATTACGTAAATCAGACAGGTCTCAATGTCTTCGGGCTCTTGAATGACTTCGCTGCGTACTTTGAACTGACCCCTGTTGGTGAGGACTTTGAAGATGATG AGGAAAGAGTTGAGTTCACCTGGGGATTCAATGCTTTATTGAACGATGTGGTCGAGCTCTTTCCCAAGGAAGACTTGAAGGCTCTCTTCGATCAGAAGGTAGCCAATGGCGGAGAATTTGCAGAATTTGTGGCTAACTATTCCACAGACGAATTCAAGAAGCTCCTGAAGAAACTGGAATTGTCTCCAGTTGCACAGAAACTCTTCAAGCGTTTCCGTAAACACGGTCTAGATGTGCACAAGCTT GTTGGTTGGATGTTTGAATCAGTTTCAGTACGAGTGACTTCAAGTGTTGAACCCAAAATGAAAGTATTGATTTGCTTGTCCCTTTTCGTGGCTGCCACTGTGGCCCTTCATCTGCCTCCAAGACCACTGCCAGAGTTTGATCATCACCATGATTCATCTTTCCCACGACCACAACCACCTCATATTCCTGACTTCCCAAACCCTGCTCTCGAGGAACTGTTCCATGATATTCGTGACTTCATGAGGATTCTGCCTCACAAGGACATGCGCCAGTTGGTGAAGACTGCCTACAAGAATGATGAGGAACTTCGTCAAACCATCAGGTACATGCGTTCTCCTCAGTTCCACCACACCATGAAGGAGATTGGACACCTCCCAGAAGTCCAGGAGCTCTTCATGCCCTTCCACGATCATCACATCGAGACTGATGATCTGACCATTAGGAGCCTTGCTTTCATTGATCATGAATTCGACGTTCAACTCTTGCCAACTCCTACTCGCGACGCTTCTGCAACTGGTGGTATCTGTGGTCTCATTGACCGCATCATTGCTATCCTACCCCACAATGAACTTCGTGAGCTCCACCGTGAGAAGGTTGCCAATGGCGGTGTTTTTGCCGAGATCGCCACTTTCCTGACCAGCGATGAATTCCAGCAGCGTCTCCACACCGTCCTCCAGTCTGAGCGTTTCCTTGAACTCGATGCAGCTCTCCGTGAACGTGGTGTATGCCTCGATAAGTTCATTGAGCTCCCAATGAACATGTTCGGATTCCACTAA
- the LOC129804995 gene encoding uncharacterized protein LOC129804995 produces the protein MKFFAVFAVVAALATCQANTIQQLPTNTGLQQDFEDFLALVPVDDLVKLGVDYLMNDKEFQATFAYLQGTEFAKVWEKFFKVKEVKEVLKFVEDAGLDVFAFLNEFGHFFNLPPVNPIHSRRGTGLTGFVNDALALLPKDKLVALFEEKLQTSPEFKALYEKLTSAEFNTLAQNFLNSKEVQGYFQTLKEHGVDVVKVFQLVKEFFGWHYPNMKFFAVFAVVAALATCQANTIQQLPTNTGLQQDFEDFLALVPVDDLVKLGVDYLMNDKEFQATFAYLQGTEFAKVWEKFFKVKEVKEVLKFVEDAGLDVFAFLNEFGHFFNLPPVNPIHSRRGTGLTGFVNDALALLPKDKLVALFEEKLQTSPEFKALYDKLTSAEFNTLAQNFLNSKEVQGYFQTLKEHGVDVVKVFQLVKEFFGWH, from the exons ATGAAATTCTTCGCTGTATTTGCCGTTGTTGCTGCCTTGGCTACCTGCCAGGCGAACACTATCCAACAACTACCAACCAACACTGGTCTCCAACAGGATTTTGAGGATTTCCTGGCTTTGGTTCCTGTTGATGACCTCGTGAAACTCGGAGTTGACTACCTGATGAATGACAAGGAATTCCAGGCCACATTTGCTTATCTTCAGGGTACCGAGTTTGCCAAGGTctgggaaaaattcttcaagGTCAAGGAGGTCAAGGAAGTACTGAAGTTCGTCGAAGACGCTGGTCTCGATGTCTTTGCTTTCCTGAATGAGTTCGGTCATTTCTTCAATCTGCCTCCAGTCAATCCCATCCACAGTCGCCGTGGTACAGGACTCACCGGTTTCGTCAATGATGCTCTAGCTCTCCTGCCCAAGGACAAACTTGTCGCTCTCTTTGAGGAGAAACTCCAGACCAGTCCTGAATTCAAGGCTCTGTACGAAAAACTCACCAGTGCTGAATTCAACACACTTGCCCAGAATTTCCTGAACTCCAAGGAAGTTCAAGGATACTTCCAAACCTTGAAGGAGCATGGTGTTGATGTTGTCAAGGTATTCCAACTTGTCAAGGAATTCTTCGGCTGgcatta CCCAAATATGAAATTCTTCGCTGTATTTGCCGTTGTTGCTGCCTTGGCTACCTGCCAGGCGAACACTATCCAACAACTGCCAACCAACACTGGTCTCCAACAAGATTTTGAGGATTTCCTGGCTTTGGTTCCTGTTGATGACCTCGTGAAACTCGGAGTTGACTACCTGATGAATGACAAGGAATTCCAGGCCACATTTGCTTATCTTCAGGGTACTGAGTTTGCCAAGGTCTGGGAGAAATTCTTCAAGGTCAAGGAGGTCAAGGAAGTACTGAAATTCGTCGAAGACGCTGGGCTCGATGTCTTTGCTTTCCTCAATGAGTTCGGTCATTTCTTCAATCTGCCTCCAGTCAATCCCATCCACAGTCGCCGTGGTACAGGCCTTACCGGTTTCGTCAATGACGCCTTAGCTCTCCTGCCCAAGGATAAACTCGTCGCTCTCTTCGAGGAGAAGCTCCAGACCAGTCCTGAATTCAAGGCTCTATACGACAAACTCACCAGCGCTGAATTCAACACACTTGCCCAGAATTTCCTGAACTCCAAGGAAGTTCAAGGATACTTCCAAACCTTGAAGGAGCATGGTGTTGATGTTGTCAAGGTATTCCAACTTGTCAAGGAATTCTTCGGTTGGCATTAA
- the LOC129802529 gene encoding protein G12-like, whose product MKLNLIVLAVIVGAACGSPVKSFREDLDEILALLPVEKMRQIAQDYYHSDPEIQEIVAYLKGDEAKKIFAEITEMKEVKEFISFLGSQGLDTDRFTSLDKLLRLPSYSPDPEKASIPRSGGLKGLLADIKACLPQAEIRNALVRKLTNSPSFAAIYKKIQDFDFIKLEEYANQSKEIANLVERIKSYGIDVEKVVKQLAALFGWHKSSDDDFDIDE is encoded by the coding sequence ATGAAGTTGAATTTGATTGTTTTGGCAGTTATTGTGGGAGCTGCTTGTGGAAGCCCAGTAAAGAGCTTTCGAGAGGATCTCGATGAGATTCTGGCTCTTTTGCCtgtagagaaaatgagacaGATTGCTCAGGATTATTACCACTCAGATCCAGAGATTCAGGAGATTGTGGCATATCTGAAGGGGGATGAAGCCAAAAAGATCTTTGCAGAAATCACTGAGATGAAGGAAGTTAAGGAATTTATTAGCTTCTTGGGAAGTCAAGGATTGGACACTGACAGATTTACAAGCCTCGACAAACTGCTCCGTCTGCCCAGTTACTCACCAGATCCCGAGAAAGCTTCTATACCTCGAAGCGGAGGACTCAAGGGACTTCTTGCTGACATTAAGGCTTGTCTGCCTCAGGCTGAAATCCGGAATGCTCTTGTCCGAAAACTGACCAACAGCCCAAGTTTTGCTGCTATTTACAAGAAGATTCAGGACTTTGACTTCATCAAACTGGAAGAATATGCTAACCAATCGAAAGAGATCGCTAATCTTGTAGAACGCATCAAGAGCTACGGTATCGATGTTGAAAAAGTTGTGAAGCAGTTAGCTGCCCTCTTTGGATGGCACAAAAGCTCCGACGATGATTTCGACATAGACGAGTAA